A region of Anaerolineae bacterium DNA encodes the following proteins:
- a CDS encoding aminotransferase class V-fold PLP-dependent enzyme, producing MNQQVPNIIYLDNAATSWPKPAGVAQAVTDFITHIGANPGRAGHRLSTAAAELVYDTRALLAEMFGAEDPLRVVFCKNVTEALNTILRGLLRPGDHVVTGSMEHNSVMRPLRALERQGVELTVVPASPAGVFQPRHFEHALRPNTRLIVLNHASNVVGTLAPVREVGQIAREHGIWLVVDAAQTAGVYPIHMPADNIDILCFTGHKGLLGPQGTGGFILGERVPDDAIEPLMRGGTGSRSEEEHQPEFLPDRFESGTLNAAGIAGLKAGLEFLRGEGIQRVRAHEMALTRRLLDGLRAIAGVQVYGTGDPAQQVAVVSFNIAGMSPSEAALALDEEFGILCRVGLHCAPAAHRTIGTFPQGTIRFSPGYFTTPQDIDRALDAVEALAQRAQALIFQVANRERSVYDDEDR from the coding sequence ATGAACCAGCAAGTACCCAACATCATCTATCTCGATAACGCGGCCACCTCCTGGCCCAAGCCGGCCGGCGTTGCCCAGGCCGTCACAGACTTCATCACCCATATCGGCGCCAACCCCGGCCGCGCCGGCCACCGCCTTTCCACCGCCGCCGCCGAGCTGGTGTACGATACCCGCGCCCTGCTGGCGGAGATGTTCGGCGCCGAGGACCCCCTGCGCGTCGTCTTCTGCAAGAATGTCACCGAAGCCCTGAACACGATCTTGCGCGGGCTCCTGCGGCCCGGCGACCATGTGGTCACCGGCAGTATGGAGCACAATTCCGTCATGCGGCCCCTGCGCGCCCTGGAACGCCAGGGGGTGGAGCTGACGGTGGTGCCGGCATCGCCGGCCGGGGTGTTTCAGCCGCGCCATTTCGAACACGCCCTGCGCCCCAACACGCGCCTGATCGTGCTCAACCATGCCTCCAACGTGGTGGGGACGCTGGCCCCGGTGCGGGAGGTGGGTCAGATCGCCCGGGAGCACGGCATCTGGCTGGTGGTGGACGCGGCGCAGACCGCCGGCGTTTATCCGATCCATATGCCGGCGGACAACATTGACATCTTGTGCTTCACCGGCCATAAGGGACTGCTGGGACCGCAGGGCACTGGCGGGTTCATCCTGGGAGAAAGGGTGCCGGATGATGCCATCGAGCCGCTGATGCGCGGGGGAACGGGAAGCCGCTCCGAAGAGGAGCATCAGCCCGAATTTCTGCCTGACCGCTTCGAGAGCGGCACGCTGAACGCGGCCGGCATCGCCGGCTTGAAAGCCGGCCTGGAATTCCTGCGGGGGGAGGGCATCCAAAGGGTGCGCGCCCACGAGATGGCGCTGACGCGCCGACTGCTCGACGGCCTGCGCGCCATCGCCGGCGTGCAGGTATATGGCACCGGCGACCCGGCACAGCAGGTCGCCGTGGTCTCATTCAACATCGCCGGCATGTCCCCCTCGGAGGCGGCGCTGGCCCTGGATGAAGAGTTCGGCATCCTGTGTCGGGTGGGCCTGCACTGTGCGCCGGCGGCCCACCGCACCATCGGCACATTCCCCCAGGGCACCATTCGCTTCAGCCCCGGCTATTTCACCACGCCGCAGGACATCGACCGGGCGCTGGACGCCGTGGAGGCGCTGGCCCAGCGCGCCCAGGCCTTGATATTCCAGGTTGCGAACCGGGAAAGGAGTGTATATGATGACGAAGACCGTTGA
- the yedF gene encoding sulfurtransferase-like selenium metabolism protein YedF — MMTKTVDARGLACPQPVILTRKAMQEGAGRITVIVDSETAVVNVTRMAQKAGWQVAQERQDNAVYLHLTAPAAAEQPQEAPAPAVSAPAGPTVLLVKSNRMGHGDDELGEILIRGFFHTLTEMEDVPEVFIFLNSGVKLTTEGSPVLDDLRALEERGVEIYSCGTCLNFFGLTEALKVGAVSNMYSIGETLLSAGKVISP, encoded by the coding sequence ATGATGACGAAGACCGTTGACGCTCGTGGGTTGGCATGCCCTCAGCCGGTCATCCTGACGCGCAAGGCCATGCAGGAGGGTGCCGGGCGCATCACCGTCATCGTGGACAGCGAGACGGCGGTGGTCAACGTGACGCGCATGGCCCAGAAAGCCGGCTGGCAGGTGGCGCAGGAACGCCAGGATAATGCGGTGTATTTGCATTTGACCGCGCCGGCCGCCGCGGAACAGCCGCAGGAAGCCCCTGCGCCGGCAGTCTCTGCGCCCGCCGGCCCCACCGTCCTGCTGGTAAAATCGAACCGCATGGGGCACGGGGACGACGAGCTGGGGGAAATCCTTATCCGCGGCTTCTTCCACACCCTCACCGAGATGGAGGATGTGCCGGAGGTTTTCATTTTCCTGAACAGCGGCGTGAAGCTGACCACCGAGGGATCGCCGGTGCTGGATGACCTGCGCGCCTTGGAGGAGCGAGGGGTGGAAATATATTCCTGCGGCACCTGCCTGAACTTCTTCGGCCTGACCGAGGCGCTCAAGGTCGGCGCAGTGTCCAACATGTATTCCATCGGCGAGACACTGCTTTCCGCCGGCAAGGTTATCTCGCCGTAA
- a CDS encoding DUF3343 domain-containing protein: protein MSAQYGVVLFDSTQRAIQAERVLKAAGLPVKLIPVPRQVSSDCGVCLRFLWEDHARVEEVLRTHKVAFADIRQI, encoded by the coding sequence ATGTCAGCACAGTACGGCGTGGTGCTCTTCGACTCCACCCAGCGCGCCATCCAGGCGGAGCGGGTGCTCAAGGCCGCCGGCCTGCCGGTCAAGCTGATCCCGGTGCCGCGCCAGGTCAGCTCGGACTGTGGGGTCTGCCTGCGCTTTCTGTGGGAGGACCATGCCCGCGTGGAGGAAGTTCTGCGCACCCATAAGGTAGCATTTGCCGATATCCGGCAGATATAA